In Cercospora beticola chromosome 3, complete sequence, the following proteins share a genomic window:
- a CDS encoding uncharacterized protein (antiSMASH:Cluster_8), translating into MCIVQNDTEDWLREASMMFSVYGNAHVTLVGVHAGDGSVGLYSSTAAQRASPKTVAFNGHDYQLYTREATTPFHDWRQISSEAPLFGRAWCFQELIISSRVVFFTKQELLWECWSNASCECTCPASNSTQDIDNLKVQHFAALADAQYDDLRERVIDKTNATSFRLSSVPSAAARGLADEQLRREYRVHQWHSVVEQYSELRLTKYTDRLPAFGGVAQHYHEAGIRPGEKYLAGLWSGSIIDDLVWWAMEFGRKRLGAGVAPSWSWASVTGAVQYKQVKVALAKVLSAECEYGNTGPFSVVSGGMLGVEGPTLRLTLLQKERTRDWSLDDPEYGELTGLSTFLLDDEADSACWNRRTIDAVAFAEAWDGQTIYILLAAKDHKVDVYTRVGILFQDDTDDRIRTWREKLPRRSFRVV; encoded by the coding sequence ATGTGCATTGTCCAGAATGACACAGAGGACTGGCTCCGTGAAGCGTCGATGATGTTCTCTGTCTATGGCAATGCTCATGTCACCCTAGTCGGGGTACATGCTGGCGATGGGTCCGTGGGACTCTACTCCAGTACCGCAGCCCAGAGGGCGTCCCCAAAAACCGTTGCGTTCAATGGTCATGATTATCAACTCTACACCCGGGAGGCGACCACTCCGTTCCATGATTGGCGACAGATTTCATCTGAAGCACCTTTGTTCGGACGAGCATGGTGTTTTCAGGAGCTGATCATCTCTTCCCGGGTCGTCTTTTTCACGAAGCAGGAGCTTCTGTGGGAATGCTGGAGCAACGCCTCTTGCGAGTGCACTTGTCCCGCATCCAACTCAACGCAAGACATTGATAATCTGAAGGTCCAGCACTTCGCTGCATTGGCCGATGCGCAGTATGACGACCTCCGAGAGCGGGTCATAGACAAAACTAATGCAACATCCTTTCGCTTGAGTTCCGTCCCGAGCGCAGCAGCGAGGGGACTCGCGGACGAGCAGCTGCGACGCGAGTATCGCGTGCATCAGTGGCACAGCGTCGTCGAGCAATACTCGGAGCTTAGACTGACCAAGTACACAGACCGGCTCCCAGCGTTCGGCGGAGTTGCGCAACATTACCACGAGGCTGGTATCAGACCAGGAGAGAAGTATCTCGCAGGGTTGTGGTCCGGCTCAATCATCGATGATCTGGTGTGGTGGGCTATGGAGTTCGGCCGCAAGCGACTTGGTGCTGGTGTGGCGCCCAGCTGGTCTTGGGCCTCAGTAACTGGTGCTGTACAGTACAAGCAGGTGAAGGTGGCTCTCGCCAAGGTACTCTCGGCGGAATGCGAATACGGGAATACCGGTCCTTTTAGTGTAGTATCTGGCGGTATGTTAGGCGTCGAGGGCCCGACTCTGAGATTGACACTCCTGCAAAAAGAGAGAACACGCGATTGGAGTCTAGATGACCCGGAGTATGGCGAGCTCACAGGGCTTTCGACATTTTTGTTAGATGACGAGGCTGATTCAGCTTGTTGGAACCGCAGGACCATTGACGCGGTAGCATTTGCTGAAGCTTGGGACGGGCAGACTATATACATATTGTTAGCTGCAAAGGATCACAAGGTCGACGTGTAC
- a CDS encoding uncharacterized protein (antiSMASH:Cluster_8~SMCOG1189:L-carnitine dehydratase/bile acid-inducible) — protein MPTEFLTSRQIAEQTLQDVLNDFDIKLPSHVQNFAIDFPYPIPSPEETNSEKLNLSLVGAIPACANAIIAAAIFQARGGAAQRVGIDLRRGHNYIDPDIGMTPSLNRQEVPLDVVFGNPFLKNIYETEDHKYAVLSAVYVDLVYQWSAFLGCSVAQSAVAEAVKSWNATDLEEAAAAAGLPMAICQTEESWKRHPQGVELGKKPWVPVEEVPSVPAENDSLPLPLPCHPARPLSGLRVLCLTHAIAGPSAGRTLAEHGASALQVMFTHGFEHLFVYSYASLGLSTTRLSLHKEADRARLRTLVKDAHVWIDSYRPDAIAKFGFSNSDLHHINHSLIICRVTCYGTSGPWNSKPGFDMQGSSSSGMMTLMGQGVGDGQPQWPPGMVINDYTTGYAAALAIQSIIVKRVQGEVGAQHGWLVSPSLTGTAMAISKYFKTSRFSPPTDQEGSHALPPETLEGDTGLGYLKTLASLPKLSVTPIFYEVGLLGSLGSALPRFPGYDADFDLEDATPMKKEDVAEQVGAPKAQRLEELRKLAKAYKARRDRT, from the exons ATGCCGACCGAATTCTTAACCTCCCGGCAGATCGCCGAACAGACTCTTCAAGATGTCCTTaacgacttcgacatcaaaCTCCCAAGCCATGTCCAAAATTTTGCCATTGATTTTCCCTACCCTATTCCATCTCCTGAAGAGACAAACTCGGAGAAGCTCAATTTATCTCTCGTTGGCGCAATACCGGCTTGCGCCAATGCCATTATCGCAGCAGCGATCTTCCAGGCTCGTGGCGGTGCCGCCCAACGAGTAGGAATCGATTTGAGGAGAGGCCATAATTACATCGATCCAGACATCGGGATGACACCGTCCCTCAACCGCCAGGAGGTTCCTCTGGACGTTGTCTTTGGGAATCCTTTCTTGAAGAACATCTACGAAACCGAAGATCACAAGTATGCAGTGCTCAGTGCCGTGTATGTGGACCTCGTCTATCAGTGGAGCGCATTTCTGGGTTGTTCCGTCGCGCAGAGCGCCGTCGCAGAAGCTGTCAAATCCTGGAATGCAACTG ATCTGGAAGAAGCAGCCGCAGCGGCTGGGTTGCCCATGGCCATCTGCCAAACCGAAGAGTCTTGGAAACGTCATCCACAGGGAGTAGAACTTGGCAAGAAGCCGTGGGTACCAGTTGAAGAAGTGCCTTCCGTCCCTGCAGAGAATGATTCTCTCCCCCTTCCGCTCCCGTGTCATCCAGCTCGACCTCTCTCGGGCCTCCGAGTTCTGTGCCTCACGCACGCCATCGCTGGGCCTTCAGCAGGTCGCACGCTGGCAGAGCATGGAGCATCGGCTCTGCAGGTAATGTTCACACATGGATTTGAACATCTATTTGTGTATTCCTACGCAAGCCTCGGGTTATCAACGACTCGCCTCAGTCTACACAAAGAAGCCGATCGTGCAAGATTACGGACGCTGGTCAAAGACGCCCACGTGTGGATCGACAGCTACAGACCTGATGCTATCGCAAAGTTCGGCTTCAGCAATTCAGACCTGCACCATATCAATCATAGCCTGATCATATGCCGAGTAACATGCTACGGCACCAGTGGACCATGGAACTCCAAGCCTGGGTTCGACATGCAAGGTTCCTCGTCCAGCGGAATGATGACCCTCATGGGACAGGGTGTAGGCGACGGCCAACCTCAGTGGCCACCAGGCATGGTAATCAACGACTACACAACGGGCTATGCAGCGGCCTTGGCGATCCAGAGCATCATCGTGAAGCGAGTGCAAGGCGAAGTCGGAGCTCAACATGGCTGGCTCGTAAGCCCAAGCTTAACTGGTACTGCCATGGCGATCTCGAAGTACTTCAAGACATCTCGTTTCAGCCCGCCAACTGATCAAGAAGGCTCTCATGCTTTGCCGCCAGAGACGCTCGAAGGGGACACGGGCCTTGGCTATTTGAAAACATTGGCTTCTCTGCCGAAGCTCAGTGTTACTCCTATCTTCTATGAGGTTGGGTTGCTGGGTTCCTTGGGCTCAGCGCTACCTCGGTTCCCTGGGTATGATGCCGATTTTGATCTGGAAGATGCGACACCAATGAAGAAGGAAGATGTGGCAGAACAGGTGGGAGCTCCAAAGGCCCAGCGTTTAGAAGAGCTGAGAAAGCTAGCAAAGGCCTACAAAGCAAGGAGGGACCGGACCTGA